The following proteins are co-located in the Paenibacillus sp. JNUCC32 genome:
- a CDS encoding glycerate kinase family protein, whose protein sequence is MKQDYIIVLAPDSFKESMTAKEVCEAMERGIKKGNPNVTCIHVPMADGGEGTMQSLVDATGGTVHTVTVTGPLGDQVEASYGISGDGSTGVLEMASASGIHLVPIAQRNPLVTTTYGTGELIKACLDHGVSRLLIGIGGSATNDGGAGVVQALGGKLLDAEGKELAFGGGELGRLARLDLSGFDPRLQDVEVEVACDVTNPLCGETGASHVFGPQKGATPEMIEQLDRNLRNYAGVMKQQLGKDIIDYPGAGAAGGLGGGLMAFLNGTLKNGIDMVVDYTGLEEKVRQADMVWTGEGGMDFQTQYGKTPFGVARVAKKHGKPVVALAGRVGDGIDVLYDQGMDAIFGIMPGAATLSEALANGVQNVERTSENIVRLMASLNK, encoded by the coding sequence ATGAAGCAGGATTATATTATTGTACTCGCGCCCGATTCATTTAAAGAGAGCATGACCGCAAAGGAAGTCTGCGAAGCGATGGAACGCGGCATCAAGAAGGGAAACCCGAATGTGACGTGTATCCATGTGCCCATGGCTGACGGCGGTGAAGGTACGATGCAATCCCTTGTGGATGCTACGGGCGGTACGGTCCATACCGTCACCGTGACGGGTCCGTTGGGCGATCAGGTGGAGGCATCCTACGGCATTTCAGGCGATGGCAGCACCGGGGTACTGGAAATGGCCAGCGCCAGCGGAATTCATCTGGTCCCGATCGCACAGCGGAATCCGCTGGTGACCACCACCTACGGGACGGGCGAGCTGATCAAGGCTTGCCTTGACCACGGCGTAAGCCGGCTGCTGATCGGGATCGGCGGCAGCGCGACGAATGACGGCGGTGCCGGGGTGGTTCAGGCGCTCGGCGGCAAGCTGCTGGATGCGGAAGGGAAGGAGCTTGCTTTTGGCGGAGGGGAGCTGGGTCGTCTTGCGCGCTTGGACTTAAGCGGCTTTGATCCGCGGCTTCAGGATGTCGAGGTCGAAGTGGCCTGCGACGTGACCAACCCGCTCTGCGGCGAAACGGGAGCCTCTCATGTATTCGGACCGCAGAAGGGCGCTACGCCGGAGATGATCGAGCAGTTGGACAGAAATCTCCGGAATTACGCCGGGGTAATGAAGCAGCAGCTGGGCAAGGATATCATAGACTATCCAGGCGCCGGCGCGGCCGGTGGTCTTGGCGGCGGGCTGATGGCCTTCCTGAACGGGACGCTGAAGAATGGGATCGATATGGTCGTTGACTATACGGGACTTGAAGAGAAAGTGCGCCAGGCGGATATGGTATGGACCGGCGAAGGCGGGATGGACTTCCAGACGCAGTATGGCAAAACTCCGTTCGGTGTCGCGAGAGTGGCGAAGAAGCATGGCAAGCCTGTCGTTGCTCTGGCCGGCCGGGTTGGTGACGGGATCGATGTGCTGTATGATCAAGGGATGGACGCGATTTTCGGCATCATGCCGGGTGCTGCCACGCTGTCGGAGGCGCTGGCGAACGGCGTGCAGAACGTGGAGAGAACATCCGAGAATATCGTCCGTCTCATGGCTTCTTTGAACAAGTAA
- a CDS encoding CdaR family transcriptional regulator, whose protein sequence is MKLSRPLAENIAREMMRVIPYNINVMDENGIIMGSGDPARIGTLHTGAQKAIQTGRIYEVYEAGGGMKPGVNEPIVVDDEVIGVVGITGHPDEVRPLSNLLQVTVVLLIEQERQNKAMLNQRQNREKFYHELSYRKAPYDEPFMERAEAYGLDLTRKCRVLLVQSSMGEKAFRHLQQAYPQSWNLENDKTVFFVTDVLRFGSLLDRLIDLDEVLRMGIGEQEELASTSLEQAVSALELGMNIDPHRKVNFYKDLRFLIGLSHTSDDAHASLYPLLEQGGDKLDLIETLQVYIAENGDHNSTVKRLNIHRNTLNYRLNRIKQLTGKNPRHVLDLFELLCGLMWRR, encoded by the coding sequence ATGAAACTATCACGACCTTTGGCGGAAAATATCGCAAGAGAAATGATGCGCGTCATTCCTTACAACATTAACGTGATGGATGAGAACGGAATCATTATGGGCAGCGGGGACCCCGCGCGGATCGGCACGCTGCATACAGGTGCACAGAAAGCCATACAAACCGGACGGATCTATGAGGTTTATGAAGCCGGCGGCGGCATGAAGCCCGGTGTGAACGAACCCATTGTGGTGGATGATGAGGTGATCGGCGTTGTTGGCATTACAGGTCATCCGGATGAGGTGAGACCGCTCAGCAATTTGCTCCAGGTGACCGTTGTGTTATTGATCGAGCAGGAGCGTCAGAACAAGGCGATGTTAAACCAACGTCAAAACCGGGAGAAGTTCTATCATGAGCTATCCTATCGCAAGGCTCCTTATGATGAGCCTTTTATGGAGCGTGCTGAAGCCTATGGGCTTGACCTGACGCGCAAATGCCGGGTGCTGTTAGTGCAGAGCTCGATGGGCGAGAAGGCGTTCCGCCATTTGCAGCAAGCGTACCCCCAAAGCTGGAACTTGGAGAATGACAAAACCGTATTTTTCGTGACGGATGTCTTAAGATTCGGGAGTCTTCTGGACAGGCTGATCGACCTGGACGAAGTCCTTCGCATGGGGATCGGGGAGCAGGAGGAGCTCGCTTCTACCTCGCTGGAGCAGGCGGTATCCGCCCTGGAGCTGGGAATGAACATCGATCCCCATCGCAAGGTGAATTTTTATAAGGATTTAAGGTTTCTGATCGGACTGTCCCATACTTCGGATGATGCTCATGCCTCGCTGTATCCGTTGCTGGAGCAGGGCGGAGACAAGCTGGATCTGATAGAGACGCTTCAGGTCTACATTGCCGAGAACGGTGATCATAACAGCACGGTCAAAAGACTCAACATTCACCGGAACACCTTGAACTACCGCTTAAACCGGATCAAGCAGCTGACTGGCAAAAATCCGCGCCATGTGCTGGATCTGTTTGAATTGCTGTGCGGGTTGATGTGGAGAAGGTGA
- a CDS encoding class I SAM-dependent methyltransferase, with protein MTKDMTEVWSKDFVPEGNRASNVDRFTGFEDTYDQHRPEAPQEVVALLTGYLERKPSVVVDLGCGTGLSSFAWKDAADQVIGVEPNDDMRGKAVAKLQTLEQEARSSGTDIADIKFVSGYSNQLALKDQSADIITCSQSFHWMDPASTLKEVSRVLRDEGIFAVYDCDWPPSLTWKVEQAYHELIERAEAIIDDHVEPQEQAYKGNKNEHLKHIRESGLFRFSKEIVFHHMEPFTADRYTGLAVSQGGIQTVFKLKPNELNDNIEQFHALVEEHFQGRTLPVMLSYRMRLGIK; from the coding sequence ATGACCAAGGATATGACCGAAGTGTGGAGCAAGGATTTTGTTCCCGAGGGAAACCGTGCCAGCAACGTGGATCGTTTTACCGGCTTTGAGGATACCTACGACCAGCATCGCCCCGAAGCCCCCCAGGAGGTTGTCGCCCTGCTGACAGGCTATTTGGAACGCAAGCCCTCTGTCGTCGTCGACTTGGGATGCGGAACGGGGCTTTCCTCCTTTGCATGGAAAGACGCGGCGGATCAAGTCATCGGGGTTGAGCCGAATGATGATATGCGCGGCAAAGCCGTCGCCAAATTGCAAACGCTGGAACAGGAAGCACGCAGCAGCGGCACGGATATCGCCGACATCAAGTTCGTCTCCGGCTATTCCAACCAATTGGCGCTGAAGGATCAGTCCGCCGACATCATCACCTGTTCCCAATCCTTTCACTGGATGGACCCGGCCAGCACATTGAAGGAGGTTTCCCGCGTTCTGCGTGACGAAGGGATATTCGCGGTATATGATTGCGATTGGCCGCCGAGCCTGACCTGGAAGGTGGAGCAAGCCTACCATGAGCTGATTGAACGGGCAGAGGCCATCATCGACGACCATGTGGAGCCTCAGGAGCAGGCCTATAAAGGAAATAAGAACGAGCATCTGAAGCATATCCGGGAAAGCGGACTGTTCCGGTTCTCCAAAGAGATCGTGTTCCACCATATGGAGCCGTTCACCGCCGACCGGTATACCGGCCTTGCCGTCAGCCAAGGCGGCATCCAGACCGTATTCAAGCTGAAACCAAACGAATTGAACGACAACATCGAGCAGTTCCATGCGCTGGTCGAGGAGCATTTCCAGGGGCGGACGCTTCCCGTGATGCTCAGCTACCGCATGCGGCTTGGCATTAAATAA
- a CDS encoding HAD family hydrolase, translating into MNMKTPTATKGIFFDVDDTLYDHLAPFREAVQEIANPDEAFPYEAAYHRMRYYSDKLSVELGGAGTAAYGDAVEDMRRRRFQLALAEFGVRLTLEEAEAVQQTYLDLQYNITMFEGARELLMKLADAGHVVGLITNGPTEHQMNKIAAMKLGGLIPEDRLFVSGAVGWDKPDPRIFHHVNRQTGTKPENSYYVGDSWRNDVVGALAAGWHVIWFNHRSVGPESEHRPQHTVASYEELERLLEEIIG; encoded by the coding sequence ATGAACATGAAGACACCAACAGCAACGAAGGGGATCTTCTTCGATGTGGACGATACATTGTATGACCATCTGGCGCCTTTTCGCGAGGCCGTGCAGGAGATTGCCAATCCCGATGAGGCATTTCCTTATGAAGCCGCCTACCATCGGATGCGCTATTACAGCGACAAGCTGTCCGTCGAGCTGGGAGGAGCCGGAACGGCAGCTTACGGGGATGCGGTCGAGGATATGCGCAGACGCCGGTTTCAGTTAGCGTTGGCCGAATTCGGCGTGCGACTGACTCTTGAGGAGGCCGAAGCGGTACAGCAGACGTATCTGGACCTGCAGTATAACATCACGATGTTTGAGGGCGCCCGGGAGCTTCTGATGAAACTGGCGGATGCCGGGCATGTCGTAGGCTTGATTACCAATGGACCGACCGAACACCAGATGAACAAAATCGCGGCGATGAAGCTGGGCGGCCTGATACCGGAGGATCGGCTATTCGTATCCGGTGCCGTCGGCTGGGACAAGCCCGATCCGCGGATCTTCCACCATGTGAACAGGCAGACCGGGACGAAGCCGGAGAACTCTTATTACGTCGGGGACTCATGGCGCAATGACGTGGTCGGAGCCCTGGCTGCGGGCTGGCATGTAATTTGGTTCAATCACCGGAGCGTCGGGCCGGAATCGGAGCATCGGCCGCAGCATACCGTTGCGAGTTACGAAGAGCTCGAGCGGCTGCTGGAAGAGATTATCGGATAA
- a CDS encoding ArsR/SmtB family transcription factor: MVEQNNEEQLDHIFHALADPTRREMVRMIASQERTVSELAEPFDMSLAAASKHIKVLERSGLLERSIHGRTHTCRLNPNVMSRAMEWLQFYERFWDRQFDALERELNKAKREEH, from the coding sequence ATGGTTGAACAAAATAATGAAGAACAACTGGATCACATCTTCCATGCTCTGGCTGACCCGACCCGAAGAGAGATGGTGCGCATGATCGCATCGCAGGAACGGACGGTATCTGAGCTGGCTGAACCGTTTGACATGTCGCTTGCGGCAGCCTCCAAGCATATCAAGGTACTGGAGCGCTCCGGCCTGCTCGAACGGTCCATCCATGGACGGACGCATACCTGTCGTCTGAATCCGAACGTCATGTCAAGAGCGATGGAATGGCTGCAATTCTACGAACGATTCTGGGACCGGCAATTTGATGCGCTTGAACGCGAGCTGAACAAAGCGAAGAGGGAGGAGCACTAG
- a CDS encoding SRPBCC family protein: protein MDNASTTTLIMKRQFEAAPERVFDAWLNPDMMRKWLFTMETTNKIARNDPRVGGSWEIVDVREGKEYRAIGEYLVIDRPRKLVLTFKMPQFSDTVDRITVEFKAVDAGCEMTFSQEIVVPHEEDWTAEDIEKALTEYHDQTEHGWGYMFEGLKQLLETGTINYPS, encoded by the coding sequence TTGGATAACGCCTCCACTACCACGCTGATCATGAAACGCCAATTTGAGGCAGCGCCGGAAAGAGTATTTGATGCCTGGTTAAATCCCGACATGATGAGGAAATGGTTGTTTACGATGGAAACAACGAACAAAATCGCCCGCAACGATCCGCGCGTGGGCGGAAGCTGGGAGATTGTTGACGTGAGGGAAGGCAAGGAGTACCGGGCCATTGGAGAGTATCTGGTCATAGACCGGCCGCGTAAGTTGGTGCTCACCTTCAAGATGCCCCAGTTCAGCGACACCGTGGACCGCATTACGGTGGAGTTCAAAGCCGTAGACGCGGGATGCGAAATGACGTTCTCCCAGGAGATCGTTGTCCCTCATGAGGAAGACTGGACCGCAGAGGATATTGAAAAAGCGCTGACCGAATACCATGACCAAACCGAGCATGGCTGGGGTTATATGTTTGAGGGGCTGAAGCAGCTGTTAGAGACAGGAACGATAAACTACCCATCTTAA
- a CDS encoding VOC family protein, whose amino-acid sequence MKSVTPFLMFQGNAEEAMNHYISIIEDSEIISITRYGPNQPGAEGSVMHAAFSLKGQTFMCIDSNVKHEFTFTPSFSIYLTCESEAEIEKVYGALIDGGGAMMPLDNYGFSQKFGWIADKFGVSWQLNLPSEA is encoded by the coding sequence ATGAAGAGTGTGACCCCGTTTTTAATGTTTCAGGGCAACGCGGAAGAAGCTATGAACCATTACATTTCCATTATTGAGGATTCCGAAATCATCAGCATTACCCGTTATGGACCCAATCAGCCGGGAGCCGAGGGAAGCGTCATGCATGCGGCCTTTTCGTTGAAGGGACAAACGTTCATGTGCATCGACAGCAACGTGAAGCATGAGTTTACGTTCACGCCTTCCTTCTCCATCTATCTGACTTGCGAATCCGAAGCCGAGATCGAGAAGGTATACGGTGCTTTGATCGATGGCGGAGGTGCGATGATGCCGCTGGATAACTATGGATTCAGCCAAAAGTTCGGCTGGATCGCGGACAAGTTCGGCGTATCCTGGCAGCTTAATCTGCCAAGCGAAGCGTAG
- a CDS encoding helix-turn-helix transcriptional regulator — MSEQSVLSFTSLPLPYFLESGKTHYMPGESHPNRRNLGVFDLILVQRGCLFLGEENLQWALRAGDMAVLMPDAHHYAVQECREETSFYWLHFQSAATSTTDHASISHNIKLPRQGHIPYPEQAYQLFDSLHLQATEPRSTAFWREQTLFIELLELLDPSRSDQEQSRVRKVAEQVESYIKMHYREPISNARLSSDLHFHYNYLTRCMKASHGLTPTEYLLQYRLDQAKRLLLTTQWSMARIAEHVGFQYPPYFSRRFSARFGLSPLQFRKQYTE; from the coding sequence ATGTCGGAACAAAGCGTGCTTTCCTTCACCTCTCTGCCGCTGCCCTACTTCCTTGAATCCGGTAAAACGCACTACATGCCGGGCGAATCGCATCCGAACCGGAGAAACCTTGGCGTCTTCGACCTCATCCTCGTTCAACGCGGCTGCTTGTTTCTGGGCGAGGAGAACCTGCAGTGGGCACTACGTGCCGGGGATATGGCCGTATTGATGCCGGACGCGCACCACTACGCTGTGCAAGAGTGCCGGGAGGAAACCTCCTTTTATTGGCTGCATTTTCAATCGGCGGCAACGAGCACAACCGATCATGCGTCGATCTCACACAATATCAAGCTGCCCAGGCAAGGCCATATCCCTTATCCGGAGCAAGCCTATCAGCTGTTCGATTCCTTGCACCTTCAGGCTACGGAGCCGAGATCTACGGCGTTTTGGCGCGAACAGACCCTGTTTATCGAGCTGCTGGAGCTGCTGGATCCGTCGCGGTCCGATCAGGAGCAATCGCGGGTGCGCAAAGTCGCGGAGCAGGTGGAATCCTATATCAAAATGCATTACCGCGAGCCCATCAGCAACGCACGTTTATCGTCTGACCTGCATTTCCACTACAATTACCTGACGCGCTGCATGAAGGCCTCGCACGGCTTGACGCCAACGGAATACCTGCTGCAGTACCGCCTGGACCAGGCGAAGCGGCTGCTACTGACTACCCAGTGGTCCATGGCCCGGATCGCGGAGCATGTGGGATTTCAATACCCGCCCTATTTCTCCCGCCGCTTCTCCGCCCGTTTCGGCCTGTCGCCGCTGCAATTCCGAAAGCAGTACACGGAATAA
- a CDS encoding glycoside hydrolase family 127 protein — MMTLTTRSAAVPLKQVKLTDPFWSSYIELVREVVIPYQYEALHDRIPGIEPSHGVSNFRIAAGRDEGEYGGMVFQDSDVAKWLEAAAYSLATHRDPKLEEQVDELIDLVADAQQPDGYLNTYFTVKEPEKRWTNLTDCHELYCAGHMIEAGVAHYRATGNRKLLDVVCRLADHIDSVFGPEDGKIHGFDGHQEIELALVKLYEVTQEPRYLSLSQYFIDERGTEPHFFLQEWEQRGKKSFYRSVLHAPHLAYHQSHLPVREQKEAVGHSVRAVYMYTAMADLAARTKDPALLEACDALWRNMVHKQMYITGGIGSTHHGEAFTTDYDLPNDTVYSETCASIGLIFFAQRMLQLAPKSEYADVMERALFNTVIGSMAQDGRHFFYVNPLEVWPAACRHNPGKAHVKPVRPGWFACACCPPNVARLLSSLGEYVYTMNDDTLYAHLYIGGEAEVRFGDVPVKVMQNCALPWDGDVTLTLQPEQAVEWTVALRIPDWSRGKAGLRVNGQEMNVEDITQDGYACVKRVWAPGDTVELAFSMEIHQVRANPNIRGNAGKAAIQRGPLVYCLESVDHGVPVSSLSLAGDPKLRSRFDPNLLGGAVVIEGAGWLEESDDWGDEQLYRSSPKKMLPASLKAIPYYLWGNRGENEMAVWVRELPRTV, encoded by the coding sequence ATGATGACTCTTACTACGCGTTCAGCTGCCGTGCCTCTTAAGCAAGTGAAACTGACCGACCCCTTCTGGTCGAGTTACATAGAACTGGTAAGGGAAGTGGTGATTCCCTACCAATACGAGGCCCTCCATGATCGAATTCCGGGCATTGAGCCGAGCCATGGCGTATCCAATTTTCGCATCGCTGCCGGCAGGGACGAGGGTGAATACGGGGGCATGGTGTTTCAGGACAGCGATGTCGCCAAATGGCTTGAGGCTGCGGCTTATTCGCTGGCCACTCATCGGGATCCGAAGCTGGAAGAACAGGTGGATGAACTGATTGATCTGGTTGCCGACGCCCAGCAGCCGGATGGCTATCTGAATACGTATTTTACGGTGAAGGAGCCGGAGAAACGCTGGACCAATCTGACGGACTGCCATGAGCTGTACTGCGCCGGTCATATGATTGAAGCCGGAGTTGCTCACTACAGGGCGACGGGAAATCGGAAGCTACTGGATGTGGTATGCCGCTTGGCGGATCATATCGATAGCGTTTTTGGACCCGAGGATGGGAAAATCCATGGGTTTGACGGCCATCAGGAGATTGAGCTGGCCCTGGTGAAATTGTATGAGGTGACTCAAGAGCCGAGATATTTGAGCCTGAGCCAATATTTCATCGATGAGCGCGGGACGGAACCCCACTTCTTCCTTCAGGAGTGGGAACAGCGCGGGAAGAAATCCTTCTATCGCTCGGTGCTGCACGCCCCGCATTTGGCTTATCATCAGAGCCATCTGCCCGTTAGGGAGCAGAAGGAGGCCGTCGGGCACTCGGTCCGGGCCGTATATATGTACACGGCGATGGCGGATCTGGCCGCCAGAACGAAGGACCCGGCTCTGCTTGAGGCTTGCGATGCCTTGTGGCGCAACATGGTCCATAAACAGATGTACATTACCGGAGGGATCGGCTCCACTCATCACGGCGAGGCGTTTACGACGGATTACGATCTGCCGAATGATACCGTGTATTCCGAGACCTGTGCATCCATCGGCTTGATCTTTTTTGCCCAACGTATGCTCCAGCTGGCACCTAAATCCGAGTATGCGGACGTGATGGAGCGCGCGCTGTTTAACACGGTCATTGGCAGCATGGCTCAGGACGGGCGGCATTTCTTCTATGTAAACCCGCTTGAGGTATGGCCTGCGGCCTGCCGCCATAATCCGGGCAAGGCTCATGTGAAGCCGGTTCGGCCGGGATGGTTCGCCTGCGCCTGCTGCCCGCCGAACGTGGCAAGGCTTCTGTCATCGCTGGGCGAATACGTGTATACGATGAATGACGATACGCTGTATGCCCATCTGTACATCGGCGGCGAAGCGGAGGTGCGGTTCGGGGACGTGCCTGTGAAGGTAATGCAGAACTGCGCGCTGCCATGGGACGGGGACGTTACGCTTACGCTTCAGCCTGAGCAGGCTGTCGAGTGGACGGTGGCGCTTCGCATTCCGGATTGGTCGCGCGGCAAAGCCGGCTTGCGCGTGAACGGGCAAGAAATGAACGTGGAGGATATTACTCAAGACGGCTATGCTTGCGTGAAGAGAGTATGGGCGCCGGGAGACACCGTGGAGTTGGCATTCTCCATGGAGATCCATCAGGTCAGAGCCAATCCGAATATACGGGGGAATGCCGGCAAGGCCGCGATTCAGCGCGGGCCGCTCGTATACTGCCTGGAAAGCGTCGATCATGGAGTGCCTGTATCCTCGCTATCGCTTGCGGGCGATCCGAAGCTTCGTTCGCGATTTGATCCGAATCTTCTCGGCGGAGCGGTTGTCATAGAAGGAGCCGGGTGGCTTGAAGAGTCTGACGATTGGGGCGATGAGCAGCTGTATCGTTCTTCTCCCAAAAAGATGCTTCCCGCATCATTAAAGGCTATTCCCTATTATTTATGGGGCAACCGCGGCGAGAATGAAATGGCCGTCTGGGTGCGCGAGCTGCCGCGCACGGTATAA
- a CDS encoding glutathione peroxidase, translated as MSIYEYEVKTIRGESQTLESYKGDVMLIVNTATKCGFAPQFDGLEKLHQTYRDQGLAVLGFPSSQFMNQELEEDAAIEEACKLNHGVTFPLFSKIDVNGTNAHPLYKYLTSEAPGALGIKAIKWNFTKFLVDRSGKVIKRFAPTDTPEKMEEDIKKLL; from the coding sequence ATGTCGATCTATGAATATGAAGTAAAAACGATACGCGGCGAATCCCAAACGCTGGAATCTTATAAAGGCGACGTCATGCTGATCGTCAATACGGCGACCAAATGCGGCTTTGCCCCTCAATTCGACGGTCTGGAGAAGCTGCACCAAACCTACCGCGACCAGGGATTGGCCGTTCTCGGCTTCCCCAGCAGCCAATTCATGAATCAAGAGCTGGAGGAGGATGCCGCGATCGAAGAGGCCTGCAAGCTTAATCACGGCGTCACCTTCCCGCTGTTTTCCAAGATCGATGTGAACGGCACGAACGCTCATCCGCTTTACAAATATCTGACCAGCGAAGCCCCCGGCGCACTGGGCATCAAGGCGATCAAATGGAACTTCACCAAATTTCTGGTGGACCGCAGCGGCAAGGTGATCAAGCGCTTTGCACCGACGGACACTCCGGAGAAGATGGAAGAGGATATCAAGAAGCTGTTGTAA
- a CDS encoding ABC transporter permease subunit, producing MRLKTQMLKTTVTSLLAFMFIVLIVLVPRDLNLSLDSNLWVTNYSFDLGEYVTHIRDYFAAAIQNGTLGESRYNGQSWEAAAFGAVGKSLLVIVSALFIGFVFGILKGVLDYKLSKTKFSALGHWTTWLFQSIPDFFLMLIAQWVLIKHVPAIRYFAVDGWEAFVLPSLLVSIYPIFFIARITSASLLAQEGKMYILLAKAKGLSDRKVVYKHMLRNGIATILTHLPGLLVFILSNLLVVEYYRNYPGAAWRLFLALDFNTFSGTGGNYEPGVIIYIAFSFMVLFMIVQWISHSARKYFDPR from the coding sequence ATGAGATTAAAAACGCAAATGCTCAAAACGACGGTGACCAGCCTGCTGGCTTTTATGTTCATCGTCCTCATCGTCCTGGTTCCAAGGGATCTGAATCTGTCGCTGGACAGCAATTTATGGGTGACAAATTATTCCTTTGATCTGGGTGAGTATGTAACGCATATCCGGGATTATTTTGCAGCGGCGATTCAGAACGGTACGCTGGGGGAATCGCGATATAACGGCCAGTCTTGGGAAGCGGCCGCTTTCGGAGCCGTCGGCAAAAGCCTGCTCGTTATTGTATCCGCTTTATTCATAGGATTCGTGTTCGGCATTCTGAAGGGAGTCCTGGACTACAAATTGTCCAAGACCAAATTTAGCGCGCTGGGGCACTGGACGACATGGCTGTTCCAGTCCATTCCGGATTTTTTCCTGATGCTGATCGCCCAGTGGGTGCTTATTAAGCATGTTCCGGCTATCCGTTATTTTGCGGTTGATGGTTGGGAGGCCTTCGTGCTGCCTTCGCTGCTTGTCTCGATTTACCCGATTTTCTTCATTGCCCGAATCACGTCGGCCTCGCTGCTCGCACAGGAAGGCAAGATGTACATACTGCTGGCTAAAGCCAAAGGTCTGAGCGACCGGAAGGTTGTCTACAAACATATGCTGCGCAACGGCATCGCGACCATCCTGACCCATCTTCCGGGCCTGCTTGTCTTTATCTTATCCAACCTGCTCGTGGTGGAATATTACCGCAACTATCCAGGGGCGGCGTGGAGATTGTTTCTGGCACTGGATTTCAATACGTTCAGCGGCACCGGCGGCAATTATGAACCGGGTGTCATTATTTATATCGCATTTTCCTTTATGGTGCTGTTCATGATCGTCCAATGGATCAGTCATTCGGCACGCAAGTACTTTGATCCACGATAA
- a CDS encoding ABC transporter permease subunit produces the protein MKNFPLWIGSILLAFFVFVMLAGPYMPFIDKDLKKEPSRWVMKDGKQKLTLPPYKPSSKNWLGSDKRGVDNLSKLVVTAKDTILLVLAITAVRYAIGVPLGLIARKKKGFTHRFITFWNQLCSYLPPVFASALLLALPFFLFSQQRMGWAILILASVEAGRVAITIQQQAHKMASEPYMEAGTALGLRTRTLTKNYYIPVMFPEVIVNFCLDMGKVMLLLGQLAIVNIFLGHEWKEVNYYVMEFVETGYNWATILSKHRADIWLGKFQFVVYPAFAMMLLIITFNLLGEGLRRRFQVKG, from the coding sequence TTGAAGAACTTTCCTTTATGGATAGGCAGTATTTTGCTTGCTTTCTTTGTTTTCGTTATGCTGGCGGGGCCTTACATGCCCTTCATTGATAAGGATTTAAAGAAGGAACCCTCCAGATGGGTCATGAAGGACGGGAAGCAGAAGCTGACCCTGCCGCCTTATAAGCCTTCCTCGAAGAATTGGCTTGGATCGGACAAGCGAGGGGTCGATAACCTGAGCAAGCTGGTTGTGACCGCCAAGGATACGATCCTGCTGGTGCTCGCGATTACGGCTGTCCGATATGCGATCGGGGTGCCCCTGGGATTGATTGCCCGCAAGAAAAAGGGGTTCACCCACCGGTTCATCACCTTTTGGAACCAGTTGTGCTCCTATTTGCCGCCGGTCTTCGCATCCGCGCTGCTGCTTGCGCTTCCGTTCTTTCTCTTCTCCCAGCAGCGGATGGGCTGGGCCATTCTGATTCTGGCTAGCGTCGAAGCCGGGCGGGTGGCCATCACGATTCAGCAGCAGGCCCACAAGATGGCAAGCGAGCCTTATATGGAGGCCGGAACCGCGTTAGGTCTTCGCACGAGGACGCTGACGAAGAATTACTATATCCCGGTCATGTTCCCCGAAGTGATCGTCAACTTCTGTTTGGATATGGGGAAGGTCATGCTCCTGCTCGGCCAGCTTGCGATCGTGAACATCTTCCTTGGTCATGAATGGAAGGAAGTTAATTATTACGTCATGGAATTCGTGGAGACGGGTTATAACTGGGCGACCATTCTGTCCAAGCATCGGGCAGACATCTGGCTTGGGAAGTTCCAATTCGTGGTCTATCCGGCGTTTGCCATGATGCTGCTGATCATCACGTTCAACCTGTTAGGCGAGGGTTTGCGCCGCCGTTTTCAGGTTAAGGGCTGA